The following are from one region of the Saccharomyces kudriavzevii IFO 1802 strain IFO1802 genome assembly, chromosome: 12 genome:
- the SMC4 gene encoding condensin subunit SMC4 (similar to Saccharomyces cerevisiae SMC4 (YLR086W); ancestral locus Anc_8.259): MCDSPLSKKQKRKATEEPELSLNDTDAERESRVENRVNRTEKTPDPNSPSLESSYARSHTPRKLVLSSGENRYAFSQPTNSATTSLHVPNLQPPKVSSRGRDYKAYSQSPPRSPGRSPARRLELLQLSPVKNSRIELQKLYDSHKSSGKQQGRLFINKLVLDNFKSYAGRQVVGPFHTSFSAVVGPNGSGKSNVIDSMLFVFGFRANKMRQDRLSDLIHKSEAFPDLQACSVAVHFEYIIDEPSGTSRIDEEKPGLVITRRAFKNNSSKYYINEKESSYTEVTKLLKKEGIDLDHKRFLILQGEVENIAQMKPKAEKESDDGLLEYLEDIIGTANYKPLIEERLSQIESLNEICLEKANRFEIVDREKNSLESGKETALEFLKKEKQLTLLKSKLLQFKMLQSNSKLASTLEKISSLNREFESEKKKFQESLREVDEVKAQHKDIKDRISSSTSREKTLSLEKRELEGSRVSLEERTKNLVNKMGKAEKALKSTKHSISESEHMFQELQRQQTEHEKEIKDLNQSLEEERIILDDIKLSLKDKTKDISAKIIRHEKESEPWDLQLQEKKSQIQLAESELSLLEETRAKLKKNAEALEEKIISKKQRKQELQGLVLDLSQRLKSLIDGRSQGERDFRSAHLKLKEMQRILNAHRQRAMEARSSLSKAQNKNMVLTALSKLQKSGRINGFHGRLGDLGVIDNSFDVAISTACPRLDDVVVDTVECAQHCIDYLRKNKLGYARFILLDRLRKFNLQPISTPENVPRLFDVVKPKDPKFSNAFYSVLKDTLVARDLKQANKVAYGKRRFRVVTVDGKLIDISGTMSGGGNHVMKGLMRLGTNQSDEIEDYTPEEVIKIEHELAEREKNFRVANDTVHEMEEELKKVRDQEPDLESQISRAEMEADSLTSELMLAEQQAKEAKMAYDKAVNEKTQVNEVMKNLEHLRGEYEDLQSETRTKKEQIKILQDQIMKIGGTKLHTQNSKVGSLCQRIDILVIKLKKVKSGIKKSEGDVLKYQKQLKNFEQDEELSSNELKVIEEKLKQTKLALTENDTNMTEISNLKSELKDQGEQLKERLTEMEENIDEFKSLEIEMKNKLEKLNSLLIHIKNEIKQQDKELNDLSIRDVTHTLQMLDNNQMDVVEDGIKDEQDADQDKPSGIPDDEKIQEKDDADNNHHSMNIDEMSSEISRGIPKLCEEELKDLDIELLESDISGLTCYINETSVDIGVLEEYVRRLIEFKRRKLDLNQAVQKRDEVKEQLEILKKNRFDEFMNGFNIISMTLKEMYQMITMGGNAELELVDSLDPFSEGVTFSVMPPKKSWRNITNLSGGEKTLSSLALVFALHKYRPTPLYVMDEIDAALDFRNVSIVANYIKERTKNAQFIVISLRNNMFELAQQLIGIYKRDNRTKSTTVKNIDILKRD; encoded by the coding sequence ATGTGTGATAGTCCATTGAGCAAAAAGCAAAAGCGGAAGGCTACCGAAGAACCAGAATTATCTCTTAATGATACGGACGCCGAACGAGAATCACGGGTAGAAAACCGAGTCAATCGCACTGAGAAGACACCAGATCCAAATTCGCCTTCTTTAGAATCTTCGTATGCGAGATCTCACACTCCTAGGAAGCTTGTTCTAAGCTCTGGTGAAAATCGATACGCCTTTTCTCAACCCACAAACTCAGCAACAACATCGCTTCATGTGCCGAATTTACAACCGCCGAAAGTGTCTTCTAGAGGCCGTGATTATAAGGCTTACTCTCAATCGCCGCCTAGGTCTCCAGGAAGATCTCCGGCTAGGAGATTAGAATTGCTCCAGCTCTCGCCAGTGAAAAATAGTAGAATCGAGTTACAGAAACTCTACGACAGCCACAAATCGTCGGGAAAGCAACAAGGTAGGCTGTTTATTAACAAACTAGTATTAGATAATTTTAAATCTTATGCTGGTAGACAAGTAGTAGGCCCTTTTCATACCAGCTTTTCGGCAGTAGTTGGTCCCAATGGTTCAGGCAAATCGAATGTCATCGATTCGATGTTATTTGTATTTGGGTTTAGAGCGAATAAGATGAGACAAGACAGATTGTCTGACTTGATTCATAAATCAGAAGCTTTCCCAGATTTACAAGCATGTTCTGTGGCAGTACATTTTGAGTATATTATTGATGAGCCTTCAGGTACTTCTCGaatcgatgaagaaaagccTGGACTAGTGATCACAAGAAGGGCATTTAAAAACAATTCGTCGAAGTATtatataaatgaaaaagaaagtagcTATACAGAGGTAACAAAGCttctaaaaaaagaaggtatTGATTTAGACCACAAAAGATTCTTAATTTTACAGGGTGAAGTTGAGAATATTGCCCAGATGAAGCCAAAAGCAGAAAAGGAGAGCGATGATGGATTACTCGAATATCTGGAGGATATAATTGGGACAGCAAACTACAAACCGTTGATCGAAGAGCGACTGAGTCAAATTGAGAGCTTGAATGAAATATGCCTGGAGAAGGCAAATAGGTTTGAAATTGTCGATagagagaaaaattcattagaGTCGGGGAAAGAAACTGCATTGgaatttctgaaaaaagaaaagcaactAACGCTTTTGAAGTCAAAATTACTTCAATTCAAAATGCTACAAAGCAACTCTAAACTAGCTAGCACATTAGAGAAGATTTCATCTTTGAATAGAGAGTTCGAAtccgaaaagaaaaaatttcaagaatctTTGAGAGAAGTGGACGAAGTTAAAGCTCAGCATAAAGATATTAAGGATCGAATATCATCTTCTACTTCTCGAGAAAAAACCCTCTCCTTGGAAAAGAGAGAATTAGAAGGCAGTAGAGTTTCTTtagaagaaagaacaaaaaatctgGTTAATAAAATGGGGAAGGCTGAAAAGGCCCTAAAGTCAACCAAACATTCAATATCCGAATCTGAGCATATGTTTCAAGAGCTTCAAAGACAGCAAACTGAACATGAAAAAGAGATCAAGGATTTGAACCAGTCGTTGGAAGAGGAACGCATAATACTTGATGATATCAAATTATCTTTGAAGGATAAAACCAAGGACATTTCTGCAAAGATTATTCGGCATGAAAAGGAATCGGAGCCATGGGATCTCCAActtcaagagaaaaaatccCAAATACAGTTGGCCGAATCCGAACTATCTTTACTGGAAGAAACTCGAGCCaagttaaaaaaaaatgctgaagccttggaagaaaaaattatttcgAAGAAACAACGCAAGCAGGAGCTGCAAGGTCTTGTTCTCGACCTTAGTCAGAGGTTGAAGTCACTTATAGATGGAAGGTCACAGGGTGAAAGGGATTTTCGTTCTGCTCATCTGAAACTAAAAGAGATGCAAAGGATTTTAAACGCCCACCGTCAGCGTGCGATGGAAGCTCGATCCTCTCTATCAAAAGCtcagaataaaaatatggTTTTAACTGCTCTATCGAAACTGCAAAAGTCAGGGCGTATAAATGGGTTCCATGGACGTTTGGGAGATTTGGGTGTCATTGACAATAGCTTTGATGTGGCTATTTCCACGGCTTGCCCAAGACTAGATGATGTTGTCGTTGATACTGTAGAATGTGCGCAGCACTGCATCGACTacttgagaaaaaataaacttgGTTACGCAAGGTTCATTCTTTTGGACAGGCTACGTAAATTCAACTTACAACCTATAAGTACACCAGAAAACGTACCAAGGTTATTCGACGTAGTCAAGCCCAAAGATCCCAAATTTTCAAACGCATTCTACAGTGTCCTAAAAGATACTTTAGTTGCTCGGGATTTAAAGCAGGCTAACAAAGTTGCGTACGGCAAGAGGAGATTCAGAGTGGTCACCGTAGATGGAAAATTAATTGATATTTCTGGTACAATGAGCGGCGGTGGTAACCATGTAATGAAAGGTTTAATGAGGTTAGGTACGAATCAGTCGGACGAAATAGAAGATTATACACCTGAAGAAGTGATTAAAATCGAGCATGAGTTGgctgaaagagaaaaaaacttccGTGTGGCAAACGATACAGTCCACGAGATGGAGGAAGaactaaaaaaagtgaGAGATCAAGAACCGGACTTGGAGTCTCAAATATCAAGGGCAGAAATGGAAGCCGATTCTTTAACTAGTGAATTGATGCTAGCAGAACAACAGGCAAAGGAAGCGAAAATGGCGTATGATAAGGCGgtcaatgaaaaaacgCAAGTAAACGAGGTCATGAAGAATCTGGAACATTTGAGAGGTGAATACGAGGACTTGCAATCTGAAACAAGAACGAAAAAGGAACAGATCAAAATCTTACAGGATCAAATTATGAAAATTGGCGGTACAAAACTGCATACGCAAAATTCGAAAGTCGGATCACTTTGCCAAAGGATAGATATTCTAGTCATCAAACTAAAAAAAGTCAAGTCTGGAATAAAGAAGTCTGAAGGAGACGTCttaaaatatcaaaagcagctcaaaaatttcgaacaagatgaagaattatcGTCCAATGAGTTAAAAGTCatcgaagaaaaactgaaaCAAACAAAACTGGCTTTGACCGAAAATGATACAAATATGACTGAAATATCGAACTTGAAAAGCGAATTGAAAGATCAAGGTGAACAACTGAAGGAAAGATTGACCGAGATGGAGgaaaatattgatgaattcaaatccttagaaattgaaatgaagaacaagctggaaaaattgaattcaTTACTGATCCATATTAAAAACGAGATAAAACAGCAAGACAAAGAACTAAATGATCTCTCAATCAGAGATGTAACACATACGCTCCAAATGCTGGATAATAATCAAATGGATGTAGTTGAGGATGGTATTAAAGACGAGCAAGACGCCGATCAAGACAAGCCAAGTGGAATTccagatgatgaaaaaatacagGAAAAAGACGATGCCGATAACAATCATCATTCTATGAACATTGATGAGATGTCGAGTGAAATATCAAGAGGAATTCCAAAGCTTTGTGAAGAGGAGCTAAAGGATTTGGACATTGAGCTTCTTGAAAGTGACATCAGCGGTCTAACCTGCTATATTAATGAGACTAGCGTAGATATTGGAGTTTTAGAAGAGTATGTGAGGCGCTTGATAGAATTTAAGAGGAGGAAGCTTGACTTGAATCAGGCTGTTCAGAAAAGAGATGAAGTCAAAGAACAACTAGAAAtactcaaaaaaaatagattCGATGAATTTATGAATGGCTTCAATATTATAtcaatgactttgaaagaaatgtaCCAAATGATCACTATGGGTGGAAATGCAGAATTGGAACTTGTAGACAGCTTGGATCCTTTTTCGGAGGGTGTCACATTCAGTGTTATGCCCCCTAAGAAGAGTTGGAGAAATATCACAAACCTCTCGGGTGGTGAGAAAACATTAAGTTCTTTGGCTTTGGTCTTTGCCTTACACAAGTACAGGCCTACTCCCCTTTATGTCatggatgaaattgatgCCGCTTTGGATTTCAGAAACGTCTCGATAGTGGCTAACTACATCAAGGAAAGGACCAAAAATGCGCAGTTCATCGTTATATCGTTAAGAAACAACATGTTCGAATTAGCGCAACAGTTGATTGGCATTTATAAAAGAGATAATAGAACCAAAAGCACTACAGTCAAAAACATAGATATCCTAAAAAGAGATTAG